atgaaataatagtatgataatatcataaaatttattttttattattaacattcttttaagtaaattaaaaaataaaaaataaactatactaattttgtgaaaatattatgataatattattttgaaaaattgaagagatataggaaaaaaaaaggcatcatgtaattaaaaaaatatttataattagtttaaagaACGAAGGAaaataaagaaatgaaaaaattgaataaaaaaaaaacaccaacAAGTATTACTTAAAGATGAGTACAAAAGATTGataattgataaaaacaaaagaaatatgGCCTGCATGTGTAAAGGCTGACGCAcaaagagagaaaaagagtgTGAGAGAGATGATGATTGGATAGAGaatataattacaaatatttaaaacacggggagtaatatttaaataaaattaaaattttgatttattagtGCTGATTTTTTCATGTTGAGATGTAAATCGAAATAAAAACATACTACTGagatgaaataaaatgaattcatGAGCAAAGAAAATTCAAAGGAAAAACATTGCCGAAAGCGATTCTGTCATACAAGTCTACAAAGCTACCAAGAATTTACTTGATAGCTGTCCATTACAAACATAAAAACTTGAGAAAAGAAATTTAACAATGGCCAAATTGATGAATTTGTTGATGTTTATCATCATCATCTTGATCAGTTTATTGTTGAGCCCTTGTCTATGTTGTCCTCAGTATCAGAGAGAAGCTCTGCTTCAATTCAAAGCTTCACTAGTGGGGAACAGTACTACTTCCTCCGCTTTCACCTTCCTACCGTCGTGGAACTCCTCAGACACTTCCGGTTGCTGTCACTGGGAAAGAGTTGGCTGCGATTCACAACAGGTGATCATCACTCATCTTCAACTTGATAATATTACTTTAGCGGCTTCCGAATCTATTATAACATCTGATATATTATCTCCACTTTTTCACTTGAAAACACTCACCTCTCTTATCATTTCTGACAATGATATGCACGGTGAAATCCCGGGAGCTGGATTCGCCAATCTGACTAACCTGGTCACACTTTATATGGATGATAATAGTTTCACAGGTTTCATTCCTCCTCAATTGTTTTCTCTGAGGAATTTGGAAACCCTAAACCTCACTAATAATCTGCTCCACGGAACATTAAATATCCAAGCTGTTTCAAAATTAAGGTCGCTCAGCTTGAGTTTTAACTTACTCCAAGGAAATCCTGTAACGCTCGGAAACCTCACAAGTTTGGAAAAACTCACACTTCGAGACAACAAGTTTTCTGGAGTAATTCCATCATCGCTGTTTGGTTTGAAAGAATTGAACTATTTGGATTTAAGACAGAATTCTTTTTCTATGGAGATACCCATGGAGATTGGTAATTTGTCCAAGATGATAGTTCTTCTACTGGGACAGAACAATTTTCTGGGTAACATTCCCGAATCAATTCAAAATATGGAACACCTAACAGTACTTGATTTACAAGATAATTTTTTGTCCGGTGATATCCCGACATGGCTGTTTGATTTCAACAGCATAACAGATTTGCATCTCGGGGGAAACAGACTTTCTTTGGGTAACAAGACTATTCTACCAAGGAGCAGCAACTCGTTGTCCGAATTATCTTTGAGATCTTGCAATCTTTCAGGCGAAATACCCATTTGGATTGCGAATCTGACCAGACTTTATTTCTTGGACTTGAGTAAAAACAACCTCACAGGAAGTTTTCCTCATTGGCTAGCTGATCAACACttgaattatttgattttatcaGCTAATAAGTTTTCAGGCTCTTTGCCTCCTCGATTGTTTCAATCCCAGAGGTTATCCGTGCTTGTGGTTTCGAACAATAATTTCTCAGGATTACTACCAGATACTATTGGTGAAGCTGTGGAATTGAGAGTGCTAATGTTGTCTGGTAATGCTTTCTCCGGTGCAATACCCAAATCCATCTCAGCTTTGTCATACCTTGTGTTACTGGACTTGTCGAGCAACAACTTTTCAAGCAATGAGTTTCCAATCTTTAATCAAACTTCACCTTTGGCTTACATTGATCTTTCTTCCAATAATCTCTCCGGTGAAGTTCCTGTAACATTTCCATTGAATGTAAAACTGCTTCAATTAAGCCGAAACCATTTTTCCGGTTTCTTGCCTCAGAAGCTTTCAAGTTTCAGGCAGCTCCAATACCTCGATCTCCATGACAATAACATCACCGGGGTAATATCTGAGTTTGTATGTCATCTCTCATCACTCCAAATTTTGAGTCTTAGAAGTAATTCTTTCAAAGGCTCTATTCCGATGAATCTGTGGAATCTTAGTGCTCTGCAAATACTCGATCTTTCTGGTAATAACCTTAGTGGGAAAATTCCGAATAGTTTAGGTAATCTCACCGGGATGATTGATGAACACGAGGATGCTTCTTCTTGTATCATTACTGATTCCGGGCTCCCTTCACTTTTCTCAATGGAAAATAATTACTTGAAGGAGTTAGAAGTCTCCTGGAAGAACACTAAGTTGGGTCTTCAATGCCGAAATCTTAAGTGGTATACTTTTTTCGATCTATCAAACAACAGATTGTCAGGTGAAATTCCTGATAGTTTTGGCGGTTTGAAAGGCTTGAAGTCACTAAATTTATCTACTAACAAACTCTCTGGAAATATACCGATGAATTTTGGTTATATGCAAAGTTTGGAGAGCCTGGATTTATCCCATAACGACATCTCTGGAGAAATTCCTGAGACATTGGCGAAGTTATTAGAGCTTACTTACTTGGATTTGAGCAACAACAAATAAAAGGGTCCAATTCCAAGCGGTCCTCAAATGGACAGGATTAACGATCCAAACTCTTATGCCAACAACACTAGACTGTGTGGTTTGCAGATTGGGGTTCCTTGTGACAAGCCCTCGCCTGAACCAAAACCAACCGAAACAGAGAGTGAAGTTGAGGAAAGCAAGAATTGGGAAACTTGGTTCTCATGGAAAATGGCAGTTATTGGATACTCTTCTGGGCTCTTATCAACAGTACTGGTTATGTATGTCTCTGGCTACTTCAATGTCTCACCTCAACGAGGCCGAAGACTCCATGTTAGGCgtatttaattttgtattcaGATTTAGTGCAAGGACCTCGAGTACTATATTTTTTAACTGTCAAGTAAAAAACTTACCCAACTGTAGGGACTTGTAAATAGATTTGACCTTTAATGTTTTATAAAGAtccacaaaattttattttagttcatttcaaacaaattcatataaattcGTAAAAgttaattctaatttaattttagaaagtTTCATGTAGTTTCACAAGTTTCATATGATTTCACTTTATTTCAGTAAATTTTTGTATAGATCTACAAAAGTTAATTCTAGTTAGCTTCACATAGTTTCATATAATTTAACATGATTCCATACAATTTCTTATGTATTTATTACagttttatatacaaaaaatgaaaaaaagtattAAACAGCCTCTGCGtggctaaaatataaaaaatcaagttgttaaaatacaaaagaaatcgGGCGGTCCACATCCTTGGGTTTGTCaataatattgagtttcggctcagTAAAGTGAGTCCTcgtcaacaaaaaaaaatacaaaaaaatctcGCATGGACTGAAGTATATTAATGGCAAGTGTAAGACTTCTAAACATTATATAGACGCCTAAACTTATCAAGTATACAAATTATTCAAGCAGATTTAACCGAGTCAGGTTAACTCGCGAACAATTCAGAATTAACTCAAAATTTCTGGAAAATAATGGAGTTGCACTTGAGTTCGAACTATTCAAATTAATTGTGTGTGTGGAATTTAAAGGTTTAATCACTTAAAAGCTcttcacctttaaactttttttcaattgcaccctgatgtTGGAAATCTCTCTCAAAATCCTCTCACCTTTAAGttccatttcaattgtaccccatagtattaaattgactatttctaatttatattctaaataaacactaatattattaataatataaaaaatcattctttctaaaattatatccaataactttttaaaatcaaaactataaaaattttcaatttagggtacaattgaaaaaaatctaaaggtggggggattttgagaggattttcctacgtcaggatgcaattaaaatagaatttaaaggtgagagggttttgagagagttttccAACGTAAgggtgtaattaaaaaaaagtttaaaggtgaagggcttttgagtgattaagccgaATTTAAATATCATAGTTATAACTTGATATATTCAAAAGCTTAATCAAACTTTAGTTTATTATTTCTTGtcctttataattatatatagttACAATTAGTAATActaaaatctatattttaaatattcatatataaaGAATCGAGTCAAGTCGAGCCGATCTCAATTTCTAAAAGAAAATTTGATCAAGATTCAAGGTTTAGAATTTAGAACAAATCAAACTCGAATTTGAACAATGTCACAcatgaactatcaattttttataatgcAAAATATCGAGTGATTTTTCGATAAAAATGGATTTTACTATTCGCCGTCCTAAATTACTACCCATcgcccaactttttaccaaaatatccctaagccattttcagttaaaaaaaactcatttcTCTCAATTCAACTAAAACCCCGATAAATAATCGAgcgaatttataataaaaatatcaaaatcaccTAAAAATAGAGGACGATAACCTTTAATAATTaatcggtttttaattttttcgtttttaaaatttttttaattttttttaaagggcCATCGTCCTCAGATGGCGATGAcctatttaaaaaagtttaaaaaattaaaaaaatttaaaaacaaaaaaaataaaaaccgatTATTTACCGGAGGTTCCGTCCTCTATCTCTAGtcgattttgacatttttattgtaaattcgttcggatattcgttgggtttttaattgaattgagatgattgaattttttttttaaaactgaaaatggcttaggggtattttgataaAAAGTTGGGCGGTGAGTAGTAATTTAGGGATAGTAGTCCACTATAAAATTTGATATGGGGATCATGTCTCAATGAATACATAAACGAAAACctattaaaagaataataatttatatgacTGTATTGGGTTAGGCTGTGTAGCTGGAGTCCTGGAGATGCCGATGGTATAGGATTTTGGGGTTCAGAGTGGCAACTTCATAGCTTATCAGTATGACAATATCCTCATTTCAGAAAAGCATTGGTGCTTAAGGAAGGTCTATCTAAGATTAAAGTCCATATGAATGAGCATGTTATATTTGAGAAAATTTGAACCAAGCATATtgcttaactattttttttaaacaactaGTACGCAACATatcatttgatttaatttttttaaaatagccAAATGATATGTTGTTttacttataaaaaattaaaaatagccgaactattttaaaatctCCAACTAAAAACTGAAAGCAATTGACAATGGCAACCACTAAATCTGTGTCAAAAAAATCTCCAACTAAAAACTTTTCAGTGTCGAGATCAAGAAAGCTAATGGTGATGATCTAATGGTTGTCAAGGTaagtttaagttttttttttgttttttttctattgtttttttgGTGCGATTCCatgtttgtaattgttgttATTTGTGATGTTGCCCGCCGTAGAAGTCCGCCGCCGCCATAAACCCTCTGCAATTGCCTACCATCGTCACAATCCATTCATAGAAGCGTCTCCTTCTTCAGATCCGGCGACCCACAACCTATCCCTCTGTTCTTCACAGACATCAACATATTCTTCTTTAGATTCAGATCTGGCGCCGCGTACCGGCCATCTTTGCTTCTTTTTCTGTTTACGGTTTCGGAGGACCTCCTGCTGCCATGATGAACAAATCGGAATCGGGGATCAGGTCCGAGAAGCAACTCGGTATCCATGTTAGTTAACCATTAGgtaactattagttaacttaTAACAGAAATTATAATTCTGCAagcatttttaaagtttttgaatcgtctttgttattttttatattgcagtttttttctgtcaaactgatgaaaaaaacgatgaaCGAAGGCGGTTTGAGTTGAACGAAGAAAGCAGTCGTTGGAGTGGGACGAAGATAGGCGAACGATGAACGAAAGTGAACGATGAACGAAGGCGCGGTGGCTGGCAACTGTtgtctttttttattgtaattgagatattagcaatgatgtaaaaataattaagattaactatatgttttctaatggttaattaatagttaactaaatttgtatgatttttcatataaaatatgaatatatattgataattactttttttcaattacagTTAACCAATATgtgactaatagttaactaacagttatttttatacgtatgattatttttaaaataattgaaattggatgttcagttgtttttttgttatatttgaataattttaaaaataattagaggGTAATTATATATTTCCTAATTGTTAGCTATTAGTTAACTATACTTGTGTTGGTTATCTTAAACATGAATAcataatgttaattttttttagttaaagttAACTAATAAGTGACTACTGGTTAACTGACAGTTAACTAATTTGGTGCACTGTTAATTTTaggatatattatttgttagatatatctaaaaatgattttatgatgttaatagttttttttttgaacaaaggatcactttaccccctgaacttggcacaaagtatcaaaaacgtccaaattagcaaaacgggatcacttttaccctgaacttatcaaatttagtacaaaaacccccctccccactctcaccctagagagtgtacctcactctccggttttaataggggttttggttttctaaggtggtttttgattgaaaaaagtttaaaatagtcctaattttttttaaacattttaaattaatacctaataatttaaaaaaataacaatttcatccttttaatttcaaacttaaaattacaaattaatcctCCAACTTTTACTTATATTCCAAATTAATCcccaaaaattatattttttaataaaaaaattaaacattaaatcaGACCCATGGGCCAAAAAATTGACCCATGGGTCTCAGAGGAGCTGCCGGCAGCAGCTCCTCCGTtcttgctcgtctgagacgagcaagcaccttgctcgtctgagacgagcaagaacctgctcgtctgagacgagcagagacctgctcgtctgagacgagcacgaacctgctcgtctgagacgagcagagatctgctcgtctgagacgagcagatccttgctcgtctcagacgagcaccaccttgctcgtctgagacgagcagcaGGTTCCGGCGAGGAGGATCTCCTCCTCGCcagaaattgtaaaaaaaaattcaattttttttgaaaaaagtttataaaagcCCCTGAATTAATTAAGATTAGTATTTTAGTATGATTAATgagtatttaattagaattaatgagtatttagaatctcactctccaattagggtgccacgtcagcataggggtgtttttgaaacggttttgccaagttcggggtaaaagtgatccggtttcgctaatttggacgtttttgatactttgcgccaagttcggggggtaaagtgatcctttgttctttttcttaaatttaatttattaatgattAACTACATGTAAACTGACAGtagttttttttacaaataaatgaatttatattgtgtattcatatttgttgattgtttatgatgagttgatgaatttcttattttgctggatttttttttctcaaatgcttgttttcattttttttaatcattttatttttttggtttcctTTTTGCCGTTTATgacatataattcaaattatcagttaccataattaaggattattaaaaaaatttaaatattaattgctatatatttatgctttgagattttgtaggagattttgatttttgtaaccacttccttccttttttatagttgacagtaatcctcaaatatcataaatttatttgtgcaatttgaaAACTTAAtaagtatgtcatcaacattttttttggtcaacagtaaaaatctaattaagtaTAACCATGAAGggtatttattaatttttctcaatCTTGATTCCGCTACCATAAGCTCAATAAGTTTATGCTCTCTTTTTGGTGCAAATTGACGTGAAACGGcgttctttttctttctttgtcGATAGCATTaagagaaatttaatttttcccTCAAACTTGATATAAAAGGACAGTTAAGGTcaaagtttttatttaaaaaattaaaaattaaaaatttcaaatttgatattttaatttttaactcattttaagtttatactGACATAAATTTACAGGacaatttgaaattaaaaggtaaaaattaaaatgagtcAATATAAAACCCCTGCAAATAACACCCACAGTGAACCTTGGCTGGCAATATCACCTTTCTACTTAACCCCTCCAAATAAAACCCAGAGTGAATAAAAATAAGACAGTTATTAACTTAAAGAGATACTTAAATGGTGTCTTCAGcctcggctaataatcaccgacggtcctcgacctttgccCTAAACTTccgtaaaccccccaacctttcaaaagcttccctaaaccccccaacctttatggcggcgctcattcacggtctttatggacgaaaatacccctaagcGCCGTCTTTTTTTTGCGGCTacaattctataaaaaaaaaaagacggcgccacgtgtcatctgacatgtggcaaaatatctaaaaaaaaaattgaaaaactcaaaacacccttacaactattaaaatttaattaaaacaaaaataaaaaatcaaagcaaatcAACCCATTCAAACCATTGAATTATCGAAACCGAACCGCCACAACCGAACCCgcctccggtcatcttctcaggtgagaaaacgaccaagctcgtcgtcttctcacctgagaagacgaccgtcttctcagatctgagaagacgagcatcagctcgtcttctccggttgtgagaagacgagctgctgctcgtcttctccggttgtgagaagacgagctgctgctcgtcttctccgtttttcggaagacgagcagcagctcgtcttctgcacatctgttctccaagaacagattcCGATGGGCCGGCGGCGGGCGGCGAGTGGTGGTCGACGGCGGGTGTGGTGAGTGGTTCGGGTTGGCGGGCGgttgtaaataaattgaatg
This region of Mercurialis annua linkage group LG1-X, ddMerAnnu1.2, whole genome shotgun sequence genomic DNA includes:
- the LOC126680872 gene encoding receptor-like protein 46, which encodes MAKLMNLLMFIIIILISLLLSPCLCCPQYQREALLQFKASLVGNSTTSSAFTFLPSWNSSDTSGCCHWERVGCDSQQVIITHLQLDNITLAASESIITSDILSPLFHLKTLTSLIISDNDMHGEIPGAGFANLTNLVTLYMDDNSFTGFIPPQLFSLRNLETLNLTNNLLHGTLNIQAVSKLRSLSLSFNLLQGNPVTLGNLTSLEKLTLRDNKFSGVIPSSLFGLKELNYLDLRQNSFSMEIPMEIGNLSKMIVLLLGQNNFLGNIPESIQNMEHLTVLDLQDNFLSGDIPTWLFDFNSITDLHLGGNRLSLGNKTILPRSSNSLSELSLRSCNLSGEIPIWIANLTRLYFLDLSKNNLTGSFPHWLADQHLNYLILSANKFSGSLPPRLFQSQRLSVLVVSNNNFSGLLPDTIGEAVELRVLMLSGNAFSGAIPKSISALSYLVLLDLSSNNFSSNEFPIFNQTSPLAYIDLSSNNLSGEVPVTFPLNVKLLQLSRNHFSGFLPQKLSSFRQLQYLDLHDNNITGVISEFVCHLSSLQILSLRSNSFKGSIPMNLWNLSALQILDLSGNNLSGKIPNSLGNLTGMIDEHEDASSCIITDSGLPSLFSMENNYLKELEVSWKNTKLGLQCRNLKWYTFFDLSNNRLSGEIPDSFGGLKGLKSLNLSTNKLSGNIPMNFGYMQSLESLDLSHNDISGEIPETLAKLLELTYLDLSNNK